In a genomic window of Gemmatimonadales bacterium:
- the acs gene encoding acetate--CoA ligase translates to MSDTQRLDTLLDESRRFPPSEAFRSAAHCNSEAPYEEAAGNREAFWTRWASELLWYQRWDRVLEWTPPHAKWFVGGKLNASANCLDRHIGTARRNKAALIWEGEPGERRTLTYRDLYREVNKFANVLKHLGVKRGERVAIYLPMVPEVAIAMLACARIGAVHSVVFGGFSAESLRDRINDAGAVVLVTADGGYRRGQVVPLKRSADEALEGCPSINHVVVFQRRLGAPGDEAFVHMLDGRDHWWHQLMQDAAPYCEPEHMDAEDLLFILYTSGTTGKPKGIVHTTGGYLTQVTATTKLVFDLKDEDVFWCTADVGWVTGHSYVVYGPLALGATQVMYEGAPDWPEKDRLWEIVERYAVTVFYTAPTAIRAFMKWGTEFPARHDLASLRLLGTVGEPINPEAWIWYHHNIGGQRCPIVDTWWQTETGGIMITPLPGVVPTKPGSATRPFPGITAEILDGAGKTIPVGGGLLAITTPWPGMLRTIWGDDDRYRQTYWSKWPDIYFPGDGAKRDEDGYFWLLGRVDDVLNVAGHRLGTMEVESALVDHPSVAEAAVVGRSHELKGQAIVAFVTLKSGHAASDGLKDDLRAHVAKKIGALARPDDILFSADLPKTRSGKIMRRLLRDIAEGRALGDTTTLADATVVEKLKVEYEEKEG, encoded by the coding sequence ATGAGTGACACGCAGCGCCTCGACACCCTGCTCGACGAGTCCCGGCGATTCCCGCCCAGCGAGGCTTTCCGCTCCGCGGCGCATTGCAACTCCGAAGCGCCCTACGAGGAAGCCGCCGGGAACCGCGAGGCGTTCTGGACCAGGTGGGCGAGCGAGCTGCTCTGGTACCAGCGCTGGGACCGCGTGCTCGAGTGGACGCCGCCGCACGCCAAGTGGTTCGTCGGCGGCAAGCTGAACGCTTCCGCCAACTGCCTCGATCGCCACATCGGGACGGCGCGCCGCAACAAAGCCGCCCTGATCTGGGAGGGAGAGCCGGGCGAGCGTCGCACCCTGACCTACCGGGACCTGTATCGCGAGGTGAACAAGTTCGCCAACGTGCTCAAGCACCTCGGTGTGAAGCGCGGCGAAAGGGTCGCGATCTACCTGCCGATGGTGCCCGAAGTGGCGATCGCGATGCTGGCCTGCGCGCGGATCGGCGCGGTGCACTCCGTCGTCTTCGGCGGCTTCTCGGCCGAGAGCCTGCGCGACCGGATCAACGACGCCGGCGCCGTCGTCCTCGTCACCGCCGACGGTGGGTACCGGCGCGGTCAGGTGGTGCCGCTGAAGCGCAGCGCGGACGAAGCGCTCGAGGGGTGCCCCAGCATCAATCACGTGGTGGTCTTCCAGCGGCGGCTCGGGGCGCCGGGCGACGAGGCGTTCGTCCACATGCTGGATGGCCGCGATCACTGGTGGCACCAGTTGATGCAGGACGCCGCGCCCTACTGCGAGCCCGAGCACATGGACGCGGAGGACCTGCTCTTCATCCTCTACACGAGCGGCACCACCGGCAAGCCGAAGGGCATCGTCCACACGACGGGCGGCTACCTCACGCAGGTCACCGCGACGACCAAGCTGGTCTTCGACCTCAAGGACGAGGACGTCTTCTGGTGCACGGCCGACGTGGGCTGGGTGACCGGTCACTCCTACGTGGTGTACGGACCGCTCGCGCTGGGCGCGACGCAGGTCATGTACGAGGGTGCGCCCGACTGGCCCGAGAAGGACCGTTTATGGGAGATCGTCGAACGCTACGCCGTGACCGTTTTCTACACCGCGCCAACGGCGATCCGCGCCTTCATGAAGTGGGGCACGGAGTTCCCGGCCCGGCACGATCTTGCGTCGCTGCGCCTGCTCGGCACAGTCGGCGAGCCGATCAACCCGGAAGCGTGGATCTGGTATCACCACAACATCGGCGGGCAGCGCTGCCCCATCGTGGACACCTGGTGGCAGACCGAGACCGGCGGCATCATGATCACGCCGCTCCCCGGCGTCGTGCCGACGAAGCCTGGTTCGGCGACTCGGCCGTTCCCCGGCATCACGGCGGAGATCCTGGACGGCGCGGGAAAGACCATCCCGGTGGGCGGCGGGCTGCTGGCGATCACCACGCCCTGGCCCGGCATGCTGCGGACGATCTGGGGTGATGACGACCGCTATCGGCAGACCTACTGGTCAAAGTGGCCCGACATCTATTTCCCCGGCGACGGTGCCAAGCGGGACGAGGACGGCTACTTCTGGTTGCTGGGTCGCGTAGACGACGTGCTGAACGTCGCCGGCCACCGCCTCGGCACCATGGAAGTCGAGAGCGCGCTGGTGGATCACCCCTCCGTAGCGGAAGCCGCGGTGGTCGGCAGGAGCCACGAGCTCAAGGGTCAGGCGATCGTCGCGTTCGTGACGCTCAAGTCGGGCCACGCCGCGAGCGACGGGCTCAAGGACGACCTCAGGGCGCACGTCGCGAAGAAGATCGGCGCGCTGGCGCGGCCCGACGACATCCTCTTCTCCGCCGACCTCCCCAAGACGCGCTCGGGAAAGATCATGCGCCGCTTGCTTCGTGACATCGCCGAGGGACGGGCGTTGGGAGATACGACGACGCTGGCGGATGCGACGGTGGTCGAGAAGTTGAAGGTGGAGTACGAGGAGAAGGAGGGATAG
- a CDS encoding STAS domain-containing protein: MIEQVVRAPTLLGTESRAAFYEEALQQLSVLAQAAGGSAGRLVIDLSGTNGIDSMGLSTLVLLQLRAAERRVTICLRGASEEVRFLLLMTRLEDRFDLEAKE; the protein is encoded by the coding sequence ATGATCGAGCAGGTGGTCAGGGCTCCGACGCTCCTCGGCACAGAAAGCCGAGCCGCCTTCTACGAGGAGGCGCTTCAGCAGCTTTCTGTGCTCGCCCAGGCGGCTGGCGGCTCGGCGGGGCGCTTGGTGATCGACCTCAGCGGGACCAACGGTATCGACAGCATGGGGCTCTCGACCTTGGTACTTCTACAGCTCCGCGCAGCCGAGCGCCGGGTGACGATCTGCTTGCGCGGCGCCTCGGAGGAAGTGCGCTTCCTTCTGCTGATGACTCGTCTCGAGGATCGGTTCGACCTCGAGGCGAAGGAGTAG
- the ccmA gene encoding heme ABC exporter ATP-binding protein CcmA, giving the protein MTAARIETGEATRTSVALAVRGLARSFGRIRALRGVDFSLESGESLAVFGPNGAGKTTLLRILAGLLGPDHGEVIVGGVPLVRGDVRHRRRIGMISHHSLLYDGLTARENLEFYGRLYGLPDHRAAAATALGTVGLAERASSPVAGFSRGMIQRLAIARALLHDPEIVLLDEPFTGLDQQAAATLRGRLGRLRDERRTVVLVTHNLDEGLELATHVAILVAGRFVECAARSGDSASYRARYAQATAAGA; this is encoded by the coding sequence ATGACCGCGGCCCGAATCGAGACCGGCGAAGCAACGCGGACCTCCGTGGCGCTGGCGGTGCGCGGCCTCGCGCGCAGCTTTGGCCGGATCCGCGCCCTCCGTGGGGTGGATTTCTCGCTCGAATCGGGCGAGTCGCTGGCGGTCTTCGGGCCCAACGGAGCGGGGAAGACGACGCTGCTTCGAATACTGGCCGGTCTGCTCGGTCCGGACCACGGCGAAGTCATCGTCGGAGGGGTGCCCCTGGTCCGGGGCGACGTTCGGCATCGCCGCCGCATCGGCATGATCTCACACCACTCACTCCTCTACGACGGCCTCACCGCCAGGGAGAACCTGGAGTTCTACGGCCGGCTCTACGGCCTGCCGGACCACCGGGCTGCGGCTGCTACGGCGCTGGGCACCGTGGGTCTCGCGGAGCGGGCATCCAGCCCGGTCGCTGGATTCAGCCGAGGCATGATCCAGCGTCTGGCCATCGCGCGGGCGCTGCTGCACGACCCGGAGATCGTGCTGCTGGACGAACCGTTCACCGGGCTGGACCAGCAGGCGGCGGCCACCCTTCGCGGTCGGCTCGGCCGGCTTCGCGACGAGCGCCGCACCGTGGTGCTCGTGACCCACAACCTGGACGAGGGACTCGAGCTCGCGACCCACGTCGCCATCCTGGTCGCGGGCCGATTCGTGGAGTGCGCCGCCAGGAGCGGCGACTCCGCATCCTACCGTGCGCGCTACGCGCAGGCGACGGCTGCCGGTGCCTGA
- the ccsA gene encoding cytochrome c biogenesis protein CcsA, translating into MTPLEKAERSLRRSGAFMGLGLLLMAAGYVRALALTPVEATQGAAQKIFYIHVPSAWVAFLAFGLVGVCSALYLFLRDPRLDRFAASAAEVGVVFTTVVLVTGPIWAKPIWGTWWTWDARLTSTLFLWFIYFGYLVLRGAVEEPGRRARYSAVLGILGSLLVPFIHVSVLLFRTLHPKPVVLNPGGPTLPGAMLATLLFSLGVFTIFFFSLVAHRYAQATVADARTEADDAG; encoded by the coding sequence ATGACGCCCCTCGAAAAAGCCGAGCGTTCGCTCCGCCGCAGCGGCGCCTTCATGGGGCTCGGCTTGTTGTTGATGGCCGCCGGGTACGTGCGGGCCCTCGCGCTGACGCCGGTCGAGGCCACCCAGGGTGCGGCGCAGAAGATCTTCTACATCCACGTGCCGAGCGCGTGGGTGGCGTTCCTGGCCTTCGGGCTCGTGGGCGTGTGCAGCGCGCTCTACCTCTTTCTCAGGGACCCGCGCCTCGACCGGTTCGCCGCCTCCGCCGCCGAAGTAGGCGTGGTCTTCACGACGGTCGTGCTGGTGACGGGGCCGATCTGGGCGAAGCCCATCTGGGGCACCTGGTGGACCTGGGACGCGCGGCTCACATCCACGCTCTTCCTCTGGTTCATCTACTTCGGCTATCTGGTGTTGCGAGGGGCGGTAGAGGAGCCGGGGCGCCGGGCGCGCTACTCGGCCGTCCTCGGCATCCTGGGTTCGCTCCTCGTGCCGTTCATCCACGTGAGCGTGCTGCTCTTCCGGACGCTCCATCCCAAGCCGGTCGTACTGAACCCTGGAGGCCCGACGCTCCCGGGCGCCATGCTCGCCACGCTGCTCTTCTCCCTCGGCGTCTTCACGATCTTCTTCTTCAGCCTGGTCGCGCACCGCTACGCGCAGGCCACCGTGGCCGACGCGCGCACGGAGGCCGATGATGCCGGATAA
- a CDS encoding heme exporter protein CcmB: MPDTLATAWAIAAKDLLLEFRSRTAFLSSLVFTAIVLAIFNFARDPTAVSTVDMAPGILWITFSFAGLLGLNRAFALERENRALDGLLLSPASRTALYLGKLLANLVFVGTVEAIALPLFAIFFNMPLLPVLGPLCAVIALASLGFVAVGTLMSAIAVNTRFAELMLPVLMLPFLMPPITSAVQVTSRLFGGRPFSEVAAWLKLLVGYDIVFIVICLLIFEYVLDE; encoded by the coding sequence GTGCCTGACACGCTCGCGACGGCCTGGGCGATCGCGGCGAAGGATCTGCTCCTCGAGTTCCGCAGCCGCACCGCATTCCTCTCTTCGCTGGTCTTCACGGCCATCGTCCTGGCGATCTTCAACTTCGCCCGCGACCCGACCGCGGTGAGCACGGTGGACATGGCCCCGGGCATCCTCTGGATCACCTTCAGCTTCGCGGGCCTGCTCGGGCTCAACCGCGCCTTCGCGCTCGAACGCGAGAACCGGGCGCTCGACGGTCTCCTGCTGTCTCCGGCCAGCCGGACGGCGCTGTACCTCGGCAAGCTGCTGGCGAACCTGGTCTTCGTCGGTACGGTCGAGGCCATAGCGCTGCCGCTCTTCGCCATCTTCTTCAACATGCCTCTGCTGCCGGTGCTCGGGCCGCTGTGCGCGGTCATCGCGCTCGCCTCGCTCGGCTTCGTCGCGGTCGGCACGCTCATGAGCGCCATCGCCGTGAATACCCGCTTCGCCGAGCTCATGCTGCCGGTGCTGATGCTTCCGTTCCTGATGCCGCCGATCACGAGCGCGGTCCAGGTCACGTCGCGGCTCTTCGGGGGGCGTCCCTTCTCGGAGGTGGCGGCGTGGCTTAAGTTGCTCGTCGGGTACGACATCGTCTTCATCGTGATCTGTCTCCTCATCTTCGAGTACGTGTTGGACGAATGA
- a CDS encoding vitamin K epoxide reductase family protein: MRHRMAVAVLALLGLLLSIYLTLYKLGFTGPLVCGAGGACERVQNSQWGDFLGIPVAAYGVGGYLALLGVAVLGLQEKWENRPEPTRWLVRLSGAGVAFTIYLKYLELFRIHAICRWCVVSAVLITAIFVASLVGLKTGEPGARSGT; the protein is encoded by the coding sequence ATGCGGCACCGCATGGCGGTGGCCGTCCTCGCGCTGCTCGGCCTCCTGCTCTCGATCTACCTGACGCTCTACAAGCTCGGCTTCACCGGGCCGCTGGTGTGCGGCGCCGGCGGGGCCTGCGAGCGCGTACAGAACAGCCAGTGGGGGGACTTCCTCGGCATCCCGGTAGCGGCGTACGGCGTGGGTGGCTACCTCGCGCTGTTGGGCGTGGCCGTGCTGGGACTCCAGGAGAAATGGGAGAATCGGCCTGAGCCCACGCGCTGGCTGGTCAGGCTTTCCGGAGCTGGCGTCGCGTTCACGATCTATCTGAAGTATCTGGAGCTCTTCCGCATCCACGCGATATGCCGGTGGTGCGTCGTCTCCGCGGTGCTCATCACCGCGATCTTCGTGGCGAGTCTGGTCGGATTGAAGACGGGGGAGCCGGGAGCGAGGAGCGGTACTTGA
- a CDS encoding cold shock domain-containing protein — protein sequence MSRITGRVKWFNDAKGFGFIEREGGPDVFVHYSAIQADGFKSLKENDNVEFEVREGPKGLQAANVTKV from the coding sequence ATGTCTCGCATCACCGGCCGGGTCAAGTGGTTCAACGACGCGAAGGGGTTCGGCTTCATCGAGCGCGAAGGCGGACCGGATGTGTTCGTCCACTACTCCGCGATCCAGGCGGATGGCTTCAAGTCGCTCAAGGAAAACGACAACGTCGAGTTCGAGGTTCGCGAGGGCCCCAAGGGGCTCCAGGCCGCGAACGTCACCAAAGTCTGA
- a CDS encoding phospholipase D-like domain-containing protein, whose protein sequence is MTTLANSSPRLASPHALLDLAAIAQAPLRYGHKVRILRDGALAFPAMIAAIRLARRSICFENFIMAHDGTGETFAAALERSRRRGVHVRVLYDPIGTMLVRGGPVARRLRHADIEARAFRPLSPVAPWSWLRLWHRDHRKLLVVDESTAVLGGICISDHWAPSDRGGGGWRDTAVLVRGPAVGDLQLAFERMWGRARGLVPGSSVTQEIQIGAVPPSRGEAAVIVVGDRPGTRRVAAIYEWLADHAEESLELTDAYFVAPTGVLTALIRAARRGVRVRLLLPGRNNHPVAGLAARRIYAPLLAAGAEIHEWNGVMLHAKTAVVDGVISLVGSSNLDPLSLNRNYELNVLVADPAVGARMRELFAQDLRAAALVDPVAWGDRPLRAKVAEAAATLFSRYL, encoded by the coding sequence GTGACGACGCTCGCCAACTCATCCCCGCGCCTGGCCTCGCCTCACGCGCTCCTCGATCTGGCCGCGATCGCCCAGGCGCCGCTCCGCTACGGCCACAAGGTGCGCATCCTGCGCGACGGCGCACTCGCCTTCCCCGCGATGATCGCCGCGATCCGTTTGGCGCGTCGCTCCATCTGCTTCGAGAACTTCATCATGGCGCACGACGGCACCGGCGAGACTTTCGCCGCCGCCCTCGAGCGGTCGCGCCGGCGCGGCGTACACGTCCGGGTGCTGTACGATCCTATCGGCACGATGTTGGTGCGCGGCGGACCGGTCGCGCGCCGCCTCCGCCATGCGGACATCGAGGCGCGGGCATTCCGGCCACTCTCGCCGGTGGCGCCGTGGAGTTGGCTCCGCCTCTGGCACCGCGACCACCGCAAGCTCCTGGTCGTGGACGAGTCCACGGCCGTCCTGGGCGGGATCTGCATCAGCGACCACTGGGCGCCCTCCGACCGGGGCGGGGGCGGCTGGCGCGACACCGCGGTGCTCGTCCGCGGCCCCGCCGTAGGCGATCTCCAGCTCGCGTTCGAGCGCATGTGGGGGCGCGCGCGCGGCTTGGTGCCGGGGTCGTCCGTCACCCAGGAGATCCAGATCGGCGCCGTCCCGCCCTCGAGGGGAGAGGCGGCGGTAATCGTGGTCGGCGACCGGCCCGGCACCCGCCGGGTCGCCGCGATCTACGAATGGCTCGCCGACCACGCCGAGGAGTCGCTCGAGCTGACGGACGCCTATTTCGTGGCGCCGACGGGAGTGTTGACCGCGCTCATCCGCGCCGCCCGCCGAGGCGTGCGAGTGCGGCTCCTCCTGCCGGGCCGCAACAACCACCCCGTCGCGGGGCTGGCGGCGCGGCGCATCTACGCCCCCCTGCTCGCTGCGGGAGCCGAGATCCACGAGTGGAACGGGGTGATGCTGCACGCCAAGACGGCCGTCGTGGACGGGGTGATCTCGCTCGTCGGCTCCAGCAATCTCGACCCGCTCTCGCTGAACCGGAACTACGAGCTGAACGTCCTCGTCGCCGATCCCGCGGTCGGGGCCCGGATGCGCGAACTGTTCGCGCAGGACCTGCGCGCCGCAGCCCTGGTGGACCCGGTCGCGTGGGGCGACCGACCGCTGCGCGCCAAGGTGGCGGAGGCCGCCGCGACCCTCTTTTCGCGGTACCT
- a CDS encoding DsbA family protein, with protein sequence MAGGRSLKHFYIALGVMAVVGVTLIVRSTSQSGGSAGQPSPLLPPIAALNGPGGVVLGSDSAPVEIAEYSDFQCPFCARFSVLQLPDIRDRLINTGRVRWRFMHFPLDGHPNTRPAHLAAACAREQGKFWEMHDAIYQGQGDWSESRRPAGLFRDYAERIGLDPDRYGSCVESQRAMPEVEADRQRGDSLGVNSTPTFFVNGRQLQDVPTYDQIKAIVDSIAPVAPAPAAVTGAVRR encoded by the coding sequence ATGGCAGGCGGACGGTCGCTGAAGCACTTCTACATCGCGTTGGGCGTGATGGCTGTGGTCGGGGTCACGTTGATCGTGAGGTCTACCAGCCAGTCGGGCGGCTCGGCGGGCCAGCCGAGCCCGTTGCTGCCGCCGATCGCGGCCCTGAACGGACCCGGCGGTGTGGTGCTCGGGTCGGATTCCGCGCCGGTCGAGATCGCGGAATACTCCGATTTCCAGTGCCCGTTCTGCGCCCGGTTCTCGGTCCTGCAACTGCCCGACATCCGGGATCGCTTGATCAACACCGGCCGGGTGCGCTGGCGCTTCATGCACTTCCCGCTCGACGGCCATCCCAACACGCGACCGGCGCACCTCGCGGCGGCGTGCGCCCGCGAGCAGGGGAAGTTCTGGGAGATGCACGACGCGATCTACCAGGGCCAGGGCGACTGGTCGGAATCGCGCCGCCCCGCGGGTTTGTTCCGGGACTACGCCGAACGCATCGGCCTCGATCCCGATCGGTACGGATCCTGCGTGGAATCACAGCGGGCGATGCCGGAAGTCGAGGCCGACAGGCAGCGTGGCGATTCGCTCGGTGTGAACAGCACGCCGACCTTCTTCGTCAACGGACGGCAGCTCCAGGACGTGCCGACCTATGACCAGATCAAGGCCATCGTGGACTCGATCGCCCCGGTGGCTCCAGCGCCCGCCGCGGTGACGGGAGCGGTCAGGCGCTGA